In Nematostella vectensis chromosome 11, jaNemVect1.1, whole genome shotgun sequence, a genomic segment contains:
- the LOC5518570 gene encoding cytochrome P450 3A6 isoform X1 has translation MAAPLALEAVLTLVSENLLSIILAISVCFILYVSCIAPYKKTRIKELVGGIPGPNHLPFIGTLIDTIKHGGDIRLQFAEYSRTYGRVYGLYLFGSPTIVINDPDILKEVLVKEFHSFHDRPAFFPMPEPFDSMMFFAEGETWHRVRTTVSPIFSAHKMKMVLPLMNNSCDIMMSKLQQAAEKGEPFNMYRMGQSLTMDFILRIVFGIESSVQHNYDDPAFVAARSALEASTFQKIAGAVVGMMPKPIKKMFSRVFFSHTKELVEMTEKVIAAKKTQENSTRKDILDLMLEAMIDDETKKKRMTEAEIIAQCLIFMIAGYEGTNSALTFICYSLATNPDIQEKLQQEIDSVWTDADQVLSYDMVHQLSYLDMVVSETLRMYPPGFIQTRAVTQDCVIQGRRFRKGNAILMDVYSLHHDPELWPEPERFNPERFTAEAKQSRNPYSYLPFSAGPRNCVGMRFSLMELKLALTRILKKYSFVVTQDTKIPPTLKAGSALTCGGEMMLGVKARE, from the exons ATGGCTGCTCCTCTTGCTTTGGAGGCTGTTTTAACACTCGTTTCAGAAAATTTACTGTCGATAATTTTAGCCATAAGCGTATGCTTTATACTGTATGTCTCTTGTATTGCTCCGTACAAGAAAACGCGCATCAAAGAGCTTGTCGGTGGTATCCCCGGACCAAACCACCTCCCATTTATTGGAACTCTAATTGACACGATCAAACATGGTGGTGATATACGACTACAGTTCGCAGAATACTCAAGAACGTACGGCAGAGTGTATGGATTGTACCTCTTTGGCTCACCAACAATCGTTATCAACGATCCAGACATACTGAAGGAAGTGTTGGTGAAGGAGTTTCACTCTTTCCACGATCGACCT gctTTTTTTCCAATGCCAGAGCCATTTGACAGTATGATGTTCTTCGCAGAGGGGGAAACTTGGCACCGAGTGAGGACGACTGTGTCACCAATTTTCAGTGCCCACAAGATGAAGATGGTGTTACCGTTGATGAATAACTCATGTGATATCATGATGAGCAAGTTGCAACAGGCAGCAGAGAAGGGAGAGCCTTTTAACATGTACCG GATGGGTCAGAGTCTAACCATGGATTTCATCTTGAGAATTGTGTTTGGCATTGAATCATCCGTGCAGCACAACTATGATGACCCAGCATTTGTAGCAGCCCGATCAGCACTAGAGGCAAGCACATTTCAGAAAATTGCTGGAGCAGTTGTTGGAATGATGCCCAAGCCAATAAAGAAGATGTTTTCTCGGGTGTTTTTCAGTCATACAAAAGAACTTGTAGAAATGACAGAGAAAGTTATTGCAGCGAAGAAAACACAGGAAAACTCCACAAGAAAG GACATCCTAGACCTGATGCTTGAAGCAATGATAGACGATGAAACCAAAAAGAAGCGTATGACTGAGGCAGAAATTATTGCCCAGTGCCTTATCTTCATGATTGCTGGATACGAAGGAACCAACAGTGCTCTCACCTTCATCTGCTACAGCTTGGCCACAAACCCTGATATCCAGGAAAAGTTACAGCAGGAGATAGACAGTGTCTGGACAGATGCAGATCAGGTGCTGTCATATGACATGGTGCACCAGCTGTCATACCTGGACATGGTGGTGTCGGAGACACTCCGGATGTACCCACCAG GGTTCATCCAGACTCGAGCTGTAACTCAAGATTGTGTCATTCAAGGTAGAAGATTTCGCAAGGGGAACGCTATTCTCATGGACGTCTATAGCCTTCATCACGACCCGGAACTGTGGCCAGAACCCGAAAG GTTCAACCCCGAACGATTCACGGCCGAAGCGAAGCAATCCCGCAACCCTTACTCGTACCTCCCGTTCAGCGCGGGACCAAGGAACTGCGTCGGGATGCGTTTTTCTCTGATGGAGCTCAAGCTAGCATTGACGCGAATCTTGAAGAAGTACAGCTTTGTGGTTACACAGGACACCAAGATCCCGCCCACCCTGAAGGCGGGCTCAGCACTAACTTGTGGCGGGGAAATGATGCTCGGAGTGAAAGCACGAGAGTAG
- the LOC5518630 gene encoding cysteinyl leukotriene receptor 2, with the protein MEDFEKVNLTFANISSEGNQGNEHKISWVKIIFIFIILICGFILNSTVVLLVLAKRVKKKTINVFVVNMSVADLWSLLLYLPWRLKNYLTENPDWQNRTDWAGGIFGDVTCRLISWFYNSTDWVSLVTLLIISVERFRAVKSIVQLPGLSRCKTASLISFTWILSGFVNLPLLIICGVRSGKTFCGCPLTKTIVAYYMGTNSLYVCLVISILSINLVIIRRLVRVQASYNLPEAQQLRRLQRLHSAVRMVLCSLVLFVVCTAPFYAILTLTRLEFFAEISAIEISDDKFDAWDFIFYVNAAFGPVIYFIFLDDFRDGLKQGIRGCVRSFRANTQPDQPPEQPSSRLRHKPACENG; encoded by the coding sequence ATGGAGGACTTTGAGAAAGTCAACCTCACATTTGCGAATATCTCCAGTGAAGGAAACCAAGGCAACGAGCACAAAATAAGCTGGGtcaaaatcatttttatttttatcatactTATTTGTGGATTCATCTTGAATTCTACTGTGGTACTTCTTGTACTCGCAAAGAGAGTAAAAAAGAAGACAATCAACGTGTTCGTGGTGAATATGTCCGTAGCTGATCTGTGGTCGCTTTTGTTATACCTGCCCTGGAGGCTCAAGAATTACCTGACAGAGAACCCAGACTGGCAGAACAGAACTGACTGGGCTGGGGGCATTTTCGGCGATGTGACTTGTAGGCTGATATCTTGGTTTTATAACTCCACTGATTGGGTATCCCTTGTAACTCTCTTAATCATATCAGTTGAGCGTTTCAGGGCGGTTAAATCCATAGTTCAACTGCCAGGCCTAAGCCGTTGCAAGACTGCTTCACTTATTTCATTCACCTGGATTTTGTCTGGCTTTGTTAACTTGCCTTTGCTTATCATTTGTGGTGTCAGGAGTGGGAAGACTTTTTGTGGCTGTCCTCTTACAAAAACTATCGTAGCATATTATATGGGTACGAATAGTCTATACGTGTGCCTCGTCATCTCAATTCTAAGCATCAACCTTGTGATTATACGAAGACTTGTCCGTGTGCAAGCAAGCTATAATCTCCCGGAAGCGCAACAATTGAGAAGACTCCAGCGTCTCCATTCCGCCGTTCGCATGGTTCTCTGTTCTTTGGTTCTTTTTGTGGTTTGCACTGCGCCATTTTACGCTATTCTGACCTTAACAAGACTTGAATTTTTCGCTGAAATTTCTGCTATTGAAATCAGTGATGATAAGTTTGATGCATgggattttattttctatgtGAATGCTGCATTTGGTCCTgtcatatattttatttttcttgatgaTTTTCGTGATGGGTTGAAGCAGGGTATTAGAGGCTGTGTACGATCGTTTCGTGCAAACACTCAACCCGACCAGCCACCAGAACAACCTTCCTCGCGACTACGCCACAAGCCCGCATGTGAGAATGgttaa
- the LOC5518570 gene encoding cytochrome P450 3A19 isoform X2, with translation MKMVLPLMNNSCDIMMSKLQQAAEKGEPFNMYRMGQSLTMDFILRIVFGIESSVQHNYDDPAFVAARSALEASTFQKIAGAVVGMMPKPIKKMFSRVFFSHTKELVEMTEKVIAAKKTQENSTRKDILDLMLEAMIDDETKKKRMTEAEIIAQCLIFMIAGYEGTNSALTFICYSLATNPDIQEKLQQEIDSVWTDADQVLSYDMVHQLSYLDMVVSETLRMYPPGFIQTRAVTQDCVIQGRRFRKGNAILMDVYSLHHDPELWPEPERFNPERFTAEAKQSRNPYSYLPFSAGPRNCVGMRFSLMELKLALTRILKKYSFVVTQDTKIPPTLKAGSALTCGGEMMLGVKARE, from the exons ATGAAGATGGTGTTACCGTTGATGAATAACTCATGTGATATCATGATGAGCAAGTTGCAACAGGCAGCAGAGAAGGGAGAGCCTTTTAACATGTACCG GATGGGTCAGAGTCTAACCATGGATTTCATCTTGAGAATTGTGTTTGGCATTGAATCATCCGTGCAGCACAACTATGATGACCCAGCATTTGTAGCAGCCCGATCAGCACTAGAGGCAAGCACATTTCAGAAAATTGCTGGAGCAGTTGTTGGAATGATGCCCAAGCCAATAAAGAAGATGTTTTCTCGGGTGTTTTTCAGTCATACAAAAGAACTTGTAGAAATGACAGAGAAAGTTATTGCAGCGAAGAAAACACAGGAAAACTCCACAAGAAAG GACATCCTAGACCTGATGCTTGAAGCAATGATAGACGATGAAACCAAAAAGAAGCGTATGACTGAGGCAGAAATTATTGCCCAGTGCCTTATCTTCATGATTGCTGGATACGAAGGAACCAACAGTGCTCTCACCTTCATCTGCTACAGCTTGGCCACAAACCCTGATATCCAGGAAAAGTTACAGCAGGAGATAGACAGTGTCTGGACAGATGCAGATCAGGTGCTGTCATATGACATGGTGCACCAGCTGTCATACCTGGACATGGTGGTGTCGGAGACACTCCGGATGTACCCACCAG GGTTCATCCAGACTCGAGCTGTAACTCAAGATTGTGTCATTCAAGGTAGAAGATTTCGCAAGGGGAACGCTATTCTCATGGACGTCTATAGCCTTCATCACGACCCGGAACTGTGGCCAGAACCCGAAAG GTTCAACCCCGAACGATTCACGGCCGAAGCGAAGCAATCCCGCAACCCTTACTCGTACCTCCCGTTCAGCGCGGGACCAAGGAACTGCGTCGGGATGCGTTTTTCTCTGATGGAGCTCAAGCTAGCATTGACGCGAATCTTGAAGAAGTACAGCTTTGTGGTTACACAGGACACCAAGATCCCGCCCACCCTGAAGGCGGGCTCAGCACTAACTTGTGGCGGGGAAATGATGCTCGGAGTGAAAGCACGAGAGTAG